A stretch of Brassica rapa cultivar Chiifu-401-42 chromosome A08, CAAS_Brap_v3.01, whole genome shotgun sequence DNA encodes these proteins:
- the LOC103833272 gene encoding uncharacterized protein LOC103833272: MATNSAPDIDMVIEETRTTPFTNIIAIVRLHHVEKLKFPEYAGSTDPKAHVRSFRLAISRAHLTDDEKEAGYCRFFAENLTGAALEWFAGLEENSIDNFTQLVSTFLKQYSVFIETKFKEELAVRTPVSLDDALHRASYFATHEEEVAALKEQYSVNKNNASKKPPTSKEPTTKGQHSYPINNSPQKSSTYDLSKYCAFPDRKGQSTEECRAALRNQNKNKKTNEEAGEEEEPVTPKSNRKTKVPTNKRGREIEQESPSSPPPAPKKRVGMILWGQNSKATDEIKSQTEGKICFEITVAIRTLEKTDEDNTPPQVMKYN; this comes from the exons ATGGCAACGAACTCAGCCCCAGACATCGATATGGTCATTGAAGAAACAAGAACGACCCCGTTTACAAACATAATCGCCATCGTAAGACTACATCACGtggaaaaattaaaattccCAGAGTACGCTGGAAGCACAGACCCAAAAGCCCATGTGCGATCCTTTCGCCTAGCAATATCGAGAGCGCACCTCACCGACGACGAAAAAGAAGCTGGGTACTGCCGTTTCTTCGCCGAAAATCTCACTGGAGCCGCACTAGAATGGTTTGCCGGACTAGAAGAAAATTCTATAGACAACTTCACCCAGTTGGTGTCAACATTCCTGAAACAATACTCAGTCTTCATAGAGACCAAA tttaagGAAGAACTGGCAGTTCGAACACCTGTATCACTGGACGACGCCTTACACAGAGCCTCGTACTTCGCCACCCACGAAGAGGAGGTCGCAGCATTAAAGGAACAATACAGTGTGAACAAGAATAATGCGTCTAAAAAGCCGCCTACCTCCAAAGAACCAACCACCAAGGGACAACACTCCTACCCAATAAATAACTCGCCGCAGAAATCATCAACATACGACCTCAGCAAATACTGCGCCTTCCCCGATCGTAAAGGCCAGTCAACCGAGGAATGCCGAGCAGCACTTCgcaatcaaaacaaaaataagaaaactaaCGAAGAAgcaggagaagaagaggaaccAGTAACTCCGAAATCGAACCGAAAAACCAAGGTCCCAACGAACAAAAGGGGTAGGGAGATCGAGCAGGAATCACCAAGCTCTCCACCTCCGGCTCCGAAGAAAAGAGTCGGCATGATTTTATGGGGGCAGAACAGCAAAGCAACTGACGAAATCAAGAGCCAAACCGAAGGAAAAATCTGTTTCGAGATCACGGTAGCAATCCGCACACTAGAAAAAACCGACGAGGACAACACTCCTCCCCAGGTCATGAAGTACAACTAA
- the LOC103833131 gene encoding photosystem II 22 kDa protein, chloroplastic, with product MAQTMLLTSGISANHFLRNKNPLAQPKVHHLFLSGNSPVTLPSRRPSLVPLAIFKPKTKAAPKKVEKVKPKVEDGIFGTSGGIGFTKQNELFVGRVAMIGFAASLLGEALTGKGILAQLNLETGIPIYEAEPLLLFFILFTLLGAIGALGDRGKFVDDPPTGLEKAVIPPGKGVRSALGLKEQGPLFGFTKANELFVGRLAQLGIAFSLIGEIITGKGALAQLNIETGIPIQDIEPLVLLNVAFFFAAAINPGNGKFITDDGEES from the exons ATGGCTCAAACCATGCTGCTAACTTCCGGCATCTCTGCTAACCATTTCTTGAGGAACAAGAACCCTCTGGCTCAGCCCAAAgttcaccatctcttcctctCCGGAAACTCTCCGGTTACTCTACCATCTCGAAGACCATCGTTGGTTCCTCTCGCTATCTTCAAACCCAAAACCAAAGCTGCTCCCAAAAAG GTTGAGAAAGTGAAGCCAAAGGTTGAAGACGGTATCTTCGGAACGTCTGGTGGGATAGGATTCACGAAGCAGAACGAGCTCTTTGTGGGTCGTGTTGCTATGATCGGTTTCGCT GCATCGTTGCTAGGTGAGGCGTTGACTGGGAAAGGGATATTAGCGCAGCTGAATTTGGAGACAGGAATACCGATTTACGAAGCAGAGCCattgcttctcttcttcataTTGTTCACTCTGTTGGGTGCCATTGGAGCTCTTGGAGACAGAGGAAAATTCGTCGACGATCCTCCCACCGGACTCGAGAAAGCCGTCATTCCTCCCGGCAAAGGCGTTCGCTCTGCCCTCGGTCTCAAAGAACAAG GTCCTTTGTTTGGGTTCACGAAGGCGAACGAGTTGTTCGTAGGAAGATTGGCACAGTTGGGAATAGCATTTTCATTGATAGGAGAGATTATAACCGGGAAAGGAGCACTGGCTCAACTCAACATTGAGACTGGTATTCCAATTCAAGATATCGAACCACTCGTCCTCTTAAACGTTGCTTTCTTCTTCGCTGCTGCCATTAATCCTGGTAATGGAAAGTTCATTACTGATGATGGTGAAGAAAGCTAA
- the LOC103833274 gene encoding extensin: MQRTNRLRETPVYIIHSTSFIHTHSTMKSLIILIVAHFCIIVSPTTTMGGWPKPSEVSNEEKLVNTGQAQPHLYAGKFNFGDSKVWKCTYNNGSGVAISISYPSPPQPPSQKPPTPSSPPTPKMAPPLPKPSPPRPSPKKSPPPPKPSSPPPTPKKSPPPPKPSPPPPTPKKSPPPPKPSPPPTPKMSPPSPTPSPPRPTPKKSPPNPSSLTPNESPPPAKTSILIIHSPPPPHEPIPAQSPPKEPTTPSTQWPPYRNWNPLGL, encoded by the exons atgcAGCGCACAAATAGGTTAAGAGAAACGCCCGTCTATATAATCCATTCCACAAGTTTCATTCACACACACTCAACAATGAAAAGCCTCATCATCCTCATCGTTGCTCATTTCTGTATCATTGTTTCACCGACCACAACGATGGGAGGTTGGCCAAAACCTTCAGAAGTCTCTAATGAGGAGAAGCTGGTGAATACCGGCCAAGCTCAACCCCATTTATACGCTGGTAAATTCAATTTTGGAGATTCCAAAGTCTGGAAATGTACCTATAATAACGGATCTGGAGTGGCCATTTCTATTAGTTACCCTTCACCTCCTCAACCCCCGTCACAAAAGCCTCCAACTCCGTCGTCTCCTCCGACTCCTAAGATGGCTCCGCCACTACCTAAACCCTCACCTCCACGTCCATCTCCGAAGAAGTCTCCTCCACCTCCTAAACCCTCATCTCCGCCTCCAACTCCAAAAAAGTCTCCTCCGCCTCCTAAACCATCGCCTCCGCCTCCAACTCCAAAAAAGTCTCCTCCGCCTCCTAAACCATCGCCTCCACCGACTCCTAAAATGTCTCCGCCATCACCTACACCATCACCTCCACGTCCAACTCCAAAAAAATCTCCTCCTAACCCATCATCTCTGACTCCAAATGAGTCTCCTCCACCTGCTAAAACATCAATTCTG atcATTCACTCTCCACCACCGCCACACGAACCAATCCCAGCACAATCCCCTCCAAAAGAACCAACAACGCCATCAACTCAATGGCCTCCTTATCGGAATTGGAATCCGTTAGGTCTTTAG